In a genomic window of Paramicrobacterium chengjingii:
- a CDS encoding diacylglycerol/lipid kinase family protein: MTREHPRIAVAINPTSSFGAHSAQGMRVVEALAQHGVEVTTLIEASADKLFNATVRAVTDAPDALVAVGGDGLVNLTINALAETDVPLAIVPTGTGNDLARGLGIRRQKSDAAALRIVSALRAGSIRAVDVGVVTTSLGERRFGGVVSVGFDARVNARANAMRWPRGGARYVLATLREVVSLRDEKLTMTDGLETLQFDGTFVSIANNRFIGGGMAIAPEAELDDGLFDVVRVDPVSRLELLMFFPRVFAGTHTKLNVVHVRRQREISLTGAGIDLYADGEKLGTLPASIRMLPGELRVLA; this comes from the coding sequence GTGACTCGTGAACACCCTCGCATCGCCGTCGCGATCAATCCCACGTCAAGCTTTGGCGCCCACTCAGCACAGGGAATGCGCGTTGTCGAGGCACTTGCGCAGCACGGTGTCGAAGTGACCACCCTCATTGAGGCAAGTGCTGACAAGTTGTTCAACGCAACCGTCAGGGCAGTGACCGATGCCCCCGATGCACTCGTCGCGGTCGGAGGTGACGGGCTGGTGAACCTGACCATTAATGCGCTCGCCGAGACTGACGTTCCGCTGGCAATCGTGCCGACGGGGACGGGAAACGATCTCGCCAGGGGGTTGGGAATCAGGAGGCAGAAATCGGATGCCGCAGCGCTGCGCATCGTGAGCGCGCTGCGTGCGGGCAGCATCCGGGCCGTCGACGTGGGCGTCGTGACGACATCTCTCGGGGAGCGACGATTCGGAGGCGTCGTTTCCGTGGGATTCGATGCCCGTGTGAATGCTCGTGCAAACGCGATGCGGTGGCCGCGCGGAGGAGCACGCTATGTTCTGGCGACGCTGCGTGAAGTCGTCTCGCTGCGAGATGAGAAGCTGACGATGACCGATGGCCTAGAGACTCTGCAGTTCGATGGGACGTTCGTGTCGATTGCCAACAATCGGTTTATCGGCGGCGGCATGGCGATCGCACCGGAGGCAGAGCTTGACGACGGACTCTTTGACGTCGTTCGTGTTGACCCGGTCTCTCGGCTAGAGCTTCTGATGTTCTTTCCTCGGGTGTTCGCGGGAACGCATACGAAGCTCAATGTCGTGCACGTGCGTCGTCAGAGAGAGATCTCTCTGACTGGAGCTGGGATTGACCTGTACGCTGACGGTGAAAAGCTGGGAACGCTTCCCGCGAGCATCCGGATGCTTCCCGGAGAGCTGCGTGTGCTCGCATAA
- the gltX gene encoding glutamate--tRNA ligase has product MSLAASYPFSPATGTDVRVRFCPSPTGTPHVGLIRTALFNWAYARHTGGKLVFRIEDTDAARDSEESYAQILEGLRWLNIDWDEGIDVGGPNGPYRQSQRSEIYADVIEKLTESGHLYESFSTADEITARNVAAGRPAEHGYDNFDRDLTDEQKAAFRAEGRQPALRLRVPDEDLSFTDLVRGDITFPAGSFIDFVVVRPNGKPLYTFVNPVDDALMGVTHVLRGEDLLPSTPRQIALYRALIDAGLATFVPNFGHLPTVLGDGNKKLSKRNPESNLFHHRDRGFVPEGLDNYLALLGWGYSADRDVFTLDEMVERFDIADVNPNPARFDLKKAESINGDHIRMLEVDDFASRCVPYLVEAGVFTEPLSDDQREILAKAAPLVQTRMSLLGDAPGMLGFLFTDAASIEFQADALKSLPKNSVEVLDAALTVLRASDEWTAGALQQVLAEALVERLELKPRIAYGPLRVAVSGRRVSPPLFESMEILGKTDSIARIERLVAHLGE; this is encoded by the coding sequence CACTCGCAGCCTCATACCCATTTTCCCCGGCCACCGGCACCGATGTACGTGTGCGTTTCTGCCCGTCGCCCACCGGAACGCCTCACGTCGGCCTGATTCGCACGGCGCTCTTCAACTGGGCGTATGCGCGCCACACGGGCGGAAAGCTCGTCTTCAGAATCGAAGATACGGATGCTGCCAGAGACAGCGAAGAAAGCTATGCGCAGATTCTCGAGGGGCTGCGTTGGCTGAACATCGATTGGGACGAAGGGATTGACGTTGGCGGCCCCAACGGACCGTACCGTCAGTCGCAGCGTTCCGAGATTTATGCCGACGTGATCGAGAAGCTCACGGAGTCGGGGCATCTCTACGAGAGCTTTTCGACGGCGGACGAGATCACGGCGCGCAATGTCGCTGCCGGTCGGCCGGCCGAGCACGGTTACGACAATTTTGATCGCGACCTTACCGACGAGCAGAAGGCGGCGTTTCGCGCTGAGGGGCGCCAGCCGGCGCTGCGCCTGCGCGTGCCAGACGAAGATCTCTCGTTCACAGATCTCGTGCGCGGTGACATCACATTCCCGGCCGGATCGTTCATCGACTTCGTTGTCGTGCGCCCCAACGGCAAGCCTCTCTACACATTCGTGAACCCGGTTGATGACGCACTCATGGGCGTGACTCACGTGCTGCGAGGCGAAGATCTTCTTCCCTCGACCCCACGCCAGATCGCGCTGTACCGCGCGCTGATCGATGCTGGCCTCGCCACGTTCGTTCCCAACTTCGGTCACCTCCCCACCGTGCTGGGCGATGGCAACAAGAAACTCTCTAAGCGCAATCCCGAGTCGAACCTGTTCCACCATCGCGATCGTGGCTTCGTTCCTGAGGGGCTCGACAACTACCTGGCGCTGCTTGGCTGGGGATACTCTGCCGATCGCGATGTGTTCACGCTCGACGAGATGGTGGAGCGATTCGACATCGCCGATGTGAATCCCAACCCCGCGCGCTTCGATCTCAAGAAGGCAGAATCGATCAACGGCGACCACATTCGGATGCTGGAGGTCGATGACTTCGCATCACGCTGTGTTCCCTACCTTGTCGAGGCGGGCGTCTTCACGGAACCGCTCAGCGACGACCAGCGCGAGATTCTGGCGAAGGCCGCACCGCTTGTGCAGACGCGCATGAGCCTGCTCGGGGACGCCCCGGGCATGCTCGGTTTTCTCTTCACTGACGCTGCCTCGATCGAATTTCAGGCAGACGCTCTGAAATCGCTGCCGAAGAACTCTGTCGAGGTGCTCGACGCGGCGCTCACCGTTCTGCGCGCGAGCGACGAGTGGACGGCAGGCGCGCTGCAGCAGGTGCTTGCCGAGGCCCTTGTCGAAAGGCTTGAGCTGAAGCCGCGCATCGCGTATGGTCCGCTGCGCGTTGCGGTATCGGGCCGACGTGTCTCGCCTCCCTTGTTCGAATCCATGGAGATCCTGGGAAAGACCGATTCAATTGCTCGCATTGAGCGACTGGTGGCGCACCTGGGAGAGTGA
- a CDS encoding diacylglycerol/lipid kinase family protein: MTHTTTDRKSSESRFATVIVNPTRLDGRRLRAAVAAEEERQGWLPSAWLETTIDDPGQSVATAALLQHPDLIIVAGGDGTIRAVSEQVPDSSIPIAIVPTGTGNLLARNLGLKSDIESAVRTAFTGSDRLIDAGFVNMRHEDSRVTRHMFLVMTGIGLDASMAADSTNALKKRIGWLAYTDSISRSVIRNKQFLLRYRLDGSPEENVHAHTVIVGNCGTLTAGILLLPDARPDDGRLDVVVFRPKGFWQWARIGSRLAVARLLHRTRFGTLVLRVTPHFRALQYRQARTLEARFDEPQRIELDGDDHGFVTGVTVTVHPSALTFRSPSTS, from the coding sequence ATGACCCACACGACGACAGATCGAAAATCGTCGGAATCGCGTTTCGCAACGGTCATTGTCAACCCGACGAGATTGGATGGTCGTCGCCTTCGTGCTGCCGTTGCGGCCGAGGAAGAACGGCAAGGGTGGCTACCCTCAGCCTGGTTAGAGACCACGATCGACGACCCGGGCCAATCAGTGGCGACGGCAGCTCTCCTGCAGCATCCTGATCTCATCATCGTGGCGGGAGGAGACGGCACGATCCGAGCCGTCTCCGAGCAGGTACCTGACTCATCGATCCCAATCGCCATTGTGCCGACAGGGACGGGCAACTTGCTGGCACGAAACCTCGGTCTGAAAAGTGACATCGAATCTGCCGTGCGCACCGCATTCACCGGATCAGATCGACTCATTGATGCGGGCTTCGTCAACATGCGGCACGAGGATTCTCGCGTCACCCGGCATATGTTTCTCGTCATGACCGGAATAGGCCTCGACGCAAGCATGGCGGCCGATTCGACGAACGCCTTGAAGAAGAGGATCGGTTGGCTCGCCTATACCGACTCGATCAGCAGATCGGTTATACGCAACAAGCAGTTTCTTCTGCGTTATCGCCTGGACGGCTCCCCCGAAGAAAACGTTCATGCCCACACCGTGATCGTCGGAAACTGCGGCACGTTGACGGCCGGTATCCTGCTGCTGCCCGATGCCAGGCCCGACGACGGCCGCCTCGATGTCGTCGTCTTTCGACCGAAGGGCTTCTGGCAATGGGCGCGCATCGGGTCGCGTCTTGCCGTGGCACGTCTGCTGCACCGTACGAGGTTCGGAACGTTAGTGCTGCGCGTGACACCGCATTTTCGGGCACTCCAATACCGGCAGGCACGCACGTTGGAAGCCCGTTTCGACGAGCCACAGCGCATAGAACTCGATGGTGACGACCATGGGTTTGTCACGGGCGTGACGGTAACGGTTCACCCATCAGCTCTGACTTTCCGGTCACCGTCAACCAGCTAG
- a CDS encoding ArsR/SmtB family transcription factor, whose amino-acid sequence MAHERERTDRPGADPENSDERDNHTWFDESSVMTDAMLKALTHPLRRRIMRLLAQRMHARAADLAGELDVAPNSVSFHLRSLADAGLIEEAPERARDRRDRVWTPVKGSLNVGTPEHPVADEILGDALMRAMVEDHYELVRRASSTWMDFISGRDDSLTSNFMHMNVPMDHETARVFFRTISQMAADAADRFHPDDPGVHVWEIDVIAADDTV is encoded by the coding sequence ATGGCACACGAGCGCGAGCGCACGGATAGACCCGGAGCAGATCCAGAAAACTCGGACGAGCGTGACAATCACACGTGGTTCGACGAATCAAGCGTGATGACCGACGCCATGCTCAAGGCGTTGACCCATCCGCTGCGCCGCCGCATTATGCGCCTTCTGGCCCAGCGCATGCACGCGCGAGCCGCCGACCTCGCGGGCGAGCTCGACGTCGCCCCGAATTCGGTGAGTTTTCACCTGCGCAGCCTGGCTGACGCCGGTTTGATCGAGGAAGCACCCGAGCGAGCACGAGACCGTCGAGACCGCGTTTGGACTCCCGTGAAAGGAAGCTTGAACGTCGGCACCCCCGAGCACCCGGTCGCCGATGAGATACTTGGGGATGCGTTGATGAGGGCAATGGTCGAGGACCACTACGAGCTCGTGCGTCGCGCGAGCTCGACATGGATGGATTTCATCTCCGGACGGGACGACAGCCTGACGTCAAACTTCATGCACATGAACGTGCCCATGGATCACGAGACAGCCCGTGTGTTCTTTCGCACGATCAGCCAGATGGCAGCGGATGCTGCGGACCGATTTCACCCGGACGATCCTGGCGTGCATGTCTGGGAAATCGACGTGATCGCGGCAGACGACACGGTGTGA
- a CDS encoding NAD(P)/FAD-dependent oxidoreductase yields the protein MTQHYDVVIVGGGPGGLSAALNLVRARMRVLVLDANRPRHSATLFAHGFLTRDNISPLELRRLGREDVSAYENGEVQFATVDAVTSLPDGFRVIASGVKGDPDRDVHTKRIVVATGLAEILPDIGNARAFYGTCLHSCLECDGWEKQDAPLVLIGESDDLAEQAFRALQWTNDLLVLTNGSSVVGTDEERELAQAGIDVERSPIAEIQGARGVMTGIELADGRVLDYRGGFIRPRWHARLGFLDGLGIDIDADGLLVVDDRGRGSRDGVYAAGDITPPGPQQIAVAAGQGAMVSATIVSDDARVRRES from the coding sequence ATGACTCAGCACTACGATGTTGTCATTGTCGGAGGAGGACCCGGGGGTCTCTCCGCCGCTCTTAACCTTGTGCGTGCGCGAATGCGTGTGCTCGTGCTCGATGCGAATCGCCCGCGCCACTCGGCAACGTTGTTTGCTCACGGTTTCCTGACGCGCGACAACATATCGCCTCTTGAATTGCGCCGACTCGGGCGAGAAGACGTGTCGGCATATGAGAACGGCGAGGTGCAATTCGCCACGGTCGACGCCGTGACCTCTCTTCCTGACGGCTTTCGGGTGATCGCCAGCGGTGTCAAGGGCGATCCTGATCGCGATGTGCACACGAAGCGCATCGTCGTTGCAACGGGACTCGCTGAGATTCTGCCCGACATCGGCAATGCGCGCGCCTTCTACGGAACGTGTCTGCACAGCTGTCTCGAGTGCGATGGATGGGAGAAACAGGATGCTCCGCTCGTGCTCATCGGCGAAAGCGATGACCTTGCCGAGCAGGCCTTCCGAGCCCTGCAATGGACGAATGATCTTCTCGTGCTCACCAACGGCAGTAGTGTCGTCGGCACCGACGAGGAACGCGAACTCGCGCAAGCGGGCATCGACGTTGAACGTTCACCGATCGCCGAGATTCAGGGAGCGCGCGGGGTGATGACCGGCATCGAACTCGCCGATGGCCGAGTGCTTGACTACCGCGGGGGGTTCATTCGGCCGCGCTGGCATGCGCGGCTGGGCTTTCTCGATGGGCTCGGTATTGATATCGATGCTGATGGGCTGCTTGTCGTCGACGATCGCGGACGCGGGTCGCGTGACGGCGTTTATGCCGCCGGCGACATCACTCCTCCGGGGCCGCAGCAGATTGCTGTTGCCGCGGGGCAGGGAGCCATGGTGTCTGCGACGATCGTCTCTGACGACGCGCGAGTACGGCGTGAATCCTAG
- a CDS encoding MBL fold metallo-hydrolase, which produces MNLTKLEHAAFVVDDAGARLIVDPGSFTTPITDAGGTVAVVITHEHPDHWTPEQLQRIQSINPNVRIFGPAGVAAAAEGFAVEVVAAGDEVEVAPFTLRFYGGRHAVIHPSIPVVDNVGVLINGSVYYGGDSFTVPEGVDVDVMAVPAGAPWLKISEVMDFASAVAPKRSFPTHEMVLSRIGKNMSNQRIASVVEAAGGEHFPLEPGESIEV; this is translated from the coding sequence ATGAACCTGACAAAGCTCGAACACGCGGCGTTCGTCGTTGATGATGCCGGGGCACGACTGATCGTCGATCCCGGTTCCTTCACGACACCCATCACGGATGCTGGCGGAACTGTCGCCGTCGTGATCACACACGAGCACCCCGACCATTGGACGCCCGAGCAGCTCCAGCGCATTCAATCGATCAACCCCAACGTGCGCATCTTCGGCCCCGCCGGCGTTGCGGCTGCCGCCGAGGGCTTTGCCGTTGAGGTTGTAGCGGCAGGCGACGAGGTCGAGGTAGCGCCGTTCACGTTGCGTTTCTACGGAGGCAGGCACGCTGTGATTCACCCGTCGATTCCCGTCGTCGACAACGTCGGAGTTCTGATCAACGGCTCCGTGTACTACGGAGGTGACTCGTTCACCGTCCCTGAGGGCGTCGATGTCGACGTGATGGCCGTGCCCGCGGGGGCCCCGTGGCTGAAGATCAGCGAGGTCATGGACTTCGCGAGCGCTGTTGCGCCGAAGCGCAGCTTTCCCACCCATGAGATGGTGCTCTCGCGCATTGGCAAGAATATGTCGAATCAGCGCATCGCCAGCGTCGTTGAAGCCGCCGGAGGCGAACACTTCCCCCTTGAGCCGGGCGAGTCGATCGAGGTCTGA
- a CDS encoding MFS transporter, with translation MSTSEVTTRLWRVKRYPTWFASDATKELAASLLNFAVPLIALMVTDSPAQAGTIGAVGVVTALLFTLGGGVLADRHRRPALMLLGASIGVAIAGCFAILDGMSALSFSVLLVLNVFINARDGLFDVAGEAALKQVVPDDAMGRAQAANQGRGAAIQLAGGPLGGALLAVGGWLVALVAAASYGISAVGAWMLGRDEAPKMTEPQPSTTPTVVLRQSALVEAREGFAWLFSRVDLRGALWVAMLANLGFNSAMTTIMYSLQQTGHSPVVIGTISAVLGAVMLVGALVAPLLVPRFRGGAIVIASLVLCTLGTVALPLAHSVLSIMIVIGFAVFLVPALNSALMGYFMVAVPTELLGRANSASRLMSMGAMPLAPLIAGFGLTLVGRTGTLVVCAALTALAVILAVTNRGLRALPVERQWSTHAEKFSSPTAQ, from the coding sequence ATGTCCACTTCAGAAGTCACGACCCGTCTGTGGCGCGTCAAGCGATATCCGACCTGGTTCGCAAGCGATGCCACGAAAGAGCTCGCGGCATCACTGTTGAATTTCGCCGTCCCACTCATTGCCCTCATGGTCACTGACAGCCCTGCTCAAGCCGGAACCATCGGGGCTGTCGGCGTCGTGACAGCGCTTCTGTTCACGCTCGGTGGAGGCGTCCTTGCTGACCGGCATCGTCGGCCCGCGCTCATGTTGCTCGGAGCCAGCATTGGTGTCGCGATTGCGGGATGCTTCGCCATTCTCGACGGCATGTCCGCGCTCAGCTTCAGCGTCTTGCTCGTGCTGAACGTGTTCATCAACGCTCGTGACGGGCTGTTTGACGTCGCCGGGGAAGCCGCTCTCAAACAGGTTGTGCCCGACGATGCCATGGGGCGGGCGCAAGCTGCCAACCAAGGCCGCGGTGCAGCAATCCAGCTGGCAGGTGGACCACTCGGTGGTGCACTTCTTGCCGTCGGTGGCTGGTTGGTCGCCCTGGTTGCAGCGGCCTCCTACGGTATCTCAGCAGTGGGCGCATGGATGCTGGGTCGGGACGAAGCCCCGAAGATGACCGAACCGCAACCCTCGACCACCCCGACTGTAGTCCTCCGCCAGAGCGCCCTCGTCGAGGCTCGAGAGGGATTCGCGTGGCTGTTCTCCCGCGTCGACCTGCGCGGAGCGCTCTGGGTGGCAATGCTAGCTAACCTGGGATTCAACTCGGCAATGACAACGATCATGTACTCGCTGCAGCAGACGGGCCACTCCCCCGTCGTCATCGGCACGATCTCGGCCGTGTTAGGCGCCGTCATGCTCGTTGGCGCCTTGGTGGCGCCCCTGCTCGTTCCGCGCTTTAGAGGCGGGGCGATCGTCATCGCGAGTCTCGTGCTGTGCACTCTCGGCACCGTCGCGCTGCCGCTAGCACATTCCGTACTCTCCATCATGATCGTGATCGGGTTCGCTGTGTTCCTGGTACCAGCGCTCAATTCAGCACTCATGGGGTACTTCATGGTTGCTGTTCCCACCGAGTTGTTGGGGCGCGCCAATAGCGCCTCACGTTTGATGTCCATGGGAGCGATGCCGCTCGCCCCTCTGATCGCCGGTTTCGGGCTCACGTTGGTCGGCCGCACGGGAACGCTCGTCGTTTGCGCTGCGCTTACCGCGCTCGCGGTGATTCTCGCGGTGACCAACCGCGGGCTGCGGGCCCTGCCCGTTGAGAGGCAGTGGTCCACACATGCCGAAAAATTCTCGTCGCCCACTGCCCAGTAG